CTAACTGCTTAGTGTTTGTTTCAAGCACCACGGCAAAGAAATAGCTGTGCGAACACATAGTTGTGACACCAAGAATCATGCAGAGAAAAAAATTTACCTTCCACCAGGATGTCCCACATACACAACTAAACTGATGAGTCCTCCAGGCACTAAGACCCTCTTTGCAGACTCTATTGCCATCATGGTTGTTTCTGGAACTGTTGTTAGAGCTTTGTCACCTCCTGGAAGGTAGCCCAGGTTGAATGCAACAAGCCTAATAGAACAAATGGCATTAGGTTTCTTCAATCAAAATCAGCAATAAGGCTGTAGTAAAAGAAAATTCTAACAGGTGACATGTGAAAAAGGTGTATCTTTACGGCAACACAAACTAGAAAGAGCCAAAAAGAAGTACAAATTTCAGCACAAAGTGTACCTTACAGGGCTATTTTCTGGAATAATTTCTTCTATTCTACTGTGACAGATGGAAAAGAGCTTTACAAGCTGTTtctgtaaaaattttagtttcatCAGGGACAAATGACCACAATCAAAAGAAACTGTTAGTGGAAAATAAGATTAATTAATCTCATCTGTTTCAAAAGgccaataaaagaaataaataaataaataaatcagatgTTCAATTCAAGTAATTTTGGTCATACAAGATGCAACTACAAATGCCAGAATCAAGCACCCAGTACGCCAAACCGTAGTGATTAACTGTAAAGAAAGAGGAGGGGGGCTTGGAAAATAGAATTACCTCCTTGGGAGTGACATTTTCATCAAGCAATGAAGAAGTGTTCTCTAAAGCATCTCTCTGGATGTCCATTCCGTAAACACGAGCAGTGCCTGATTCATCAGCCACCATTTTAAGCATGGCTAAGGTGTCGTAGCCGTTCCCGCAAGTAGCATCTATAACCGTGTCCCCTTTCTGGACTACATGCTTCCATACCCTGAAATTGAATTACCAAATCATAGTAATAACAAAATAGATGCATAAAGAAGAATCACGCCATGGAAATAGATATTATGACTTGTTATTGCCAAAATTAGGAGGAACAACAAATTAAGCTGAGGATGAAGTACCTACAAATGGGCTACTTCAGTTGCCTTCTTCTTGCCCAAAACATAACCCACTAAATCATCCTCCAAACCTGTAATTGGAGTTAGACCGTCATTCACCAAAGTCTGAAACTTTTAAGCAAAATTGACGAAAcccatttataattataaacacGTAAATAGATTAAAAGGGGCACCTGTTAGGGGAGATTCAGTTGAGGATGTAGTAACATTGGAATTGGAAGTATGTGTAACAGTAGCATATAATTTTCGATATTGGTGAATATTAGAAATGGATATAGAGAAAGAGGAGAGATTAGATGAGAAGCAAAGAGTGAGATTAGAGGTTGGGAGAGGTTGAATGCTGTTGCTCAGGCAGTTGATGGTAATCCTTCTGTAGAATCGTTTCAAGTAATTTGATTGCGGGAAACATCTCAACCCTAACATTTTCCTTTACCTTGGTGAGCCGTTTGCGTTTAGTTTGGCTCCATTTTTTAACAATTGTATCTCTTTCGTCCCAAGCTGCAGCCCCACAAGAAGGATTTGGCGCTAAGGTTAGCCGGTGAATTATTATTAACTTCATTGTGAATAATtgcttattaaatatatttaatataaacttaaagtttatgtgtaaatgaattttataattattaaattaattatttatgttacTATTTGTCTGGGCTAGATTGAATTTtatacaataaataaaaaaaattgttttgcAATAAAGCCGAGCTTattctcttatttatttatatgttatttagTTTAGTTATTagctattttaattaaaataatttacttcgtattttattattctagatTTATCGTTGATAATAAAATTTCTGTACTAGTGAGTTTCCTCATTCTtcacaaaaaatatatttatttttattttactataattttaaaatataattaatatagttaaaaaaatattttttattatttaaatttatattatactcgtatcattatataaaaaataaaattatttatataactaaataatttcATATTCATAATAAGTTTGTTAATAAGTTAGTAAACAACCAGAAATTCTAAAAATGGTATATAATTTGAAGTTGACTTTGTGGGGAGGAATAACtattatttaatgaaaattttatattcaattaataaaatatggttaatatagttaaaaaataaactttatatacttttttaaatacaacctccactcatattattttataattaaataataaattttattttttaatatatattaaattgtagtgtattaagaaaataataaataaattatcaacttaaaaaataaagtggTACATATTTTTGGATAGATAAaacgaaaaataaatatatttttgttgAATGAATGGaatagtttttattattatattaagagATATGAACATATGATTTTTGTtctcattatatttttatttttatttataaaattacatattaaaattgaaataaaagttcgtaaataaaatatgattaatcatatcaaaatattaagaaaatatattacatctaataaacaatattttaatttttgaaatttacattatattatatattaaataatttgaaattatttatatattattttttatttttgtaattatcGTTTTCTTTATTTGTGAATAGAAGGTCTATGCTTTGGCTAagggtgagcagtatttggttgaaaaaatcgatcgaatcaaatcgaattgaaaatTGGATTCGattttctatatattttgattcggttcggtttttaatttcagaaattttggttagttcgattcgattcgattttgatcagaaaaaaatcaaaaaaatcaaaccgaaccgattagtgataataatatgtttttttaataatatagagaaattaaattatattaaaattaaaatattttaattaaattttaaaataaaaataaagtgtaaaaaataaaaaaagttattaaaaatcaaaaccgatcaaaccgaaccgaatcgaatcgaattaaaccgattcaattcgatttgatttttaatcaaaatcaattcgattcgatctttataaatactaaaattttaattttcaatttattcgattcagttcgattttaaaccaaaccgaccgaatACTCACCCCTAGCCTTGCCTAACACGGAACGTTCATGGAGAGACTTCTCGTGGCCAGCCGCATAAAGTTTCCTGCCCCAATGAATCCTATTTTGAACTATTTTTTGTACTATTTTTGTAGCCTGTTttacatattaatattaaatttgctTAGATCATTTAAATACATCTCaatttatatctatttaataaaaaaattaatatttaaataaattgagtttaattagctattatttaatttttatattataaaaaatttattaattaatcttttaatttaaaaaaacgttacttattaatttttttaactattaaatattataaaatattttaattgaaataattaattaataattttttataaaattaaataattaattaataattttttaattataataattaaataataaaatatttaataattaaaattaatgaaatgattcatt
This Manihot esculenta cultivar AM560-2 chromosome 6, M.esculenta_v8, whole genome shotgun sequence DNA region includes the following protein-coding sequences:
- the LOC110616850 gene encoding putative rRNA methylase YtqB isoform X2, with translation MLGLRCFPQSNYLKRFYRRITINCLSNSIQPLPTSNLTLCFSSNLSSFSISISNIHQYRKLYATVTHTSNSNVTTSSTESPLTGLEDDLVGYVLGKKKATEVAHLVWKHVVQKGDTVIDATCGNGYDTLAMLKMVADESGTARVYGMDIQRDALENTSSLLDENVTPKELVKLFSICHSRIEEIIPENSPVRLVAFNLGYLPGGDKALTTVPETTMMAIESAKRVLVPGGLISLVVYVGHPGGREELETVESFASGLSVDEWICCKFQMLNRPLAPVLVFLFKK
- the LOC110616850 gene encoding putative rRNA methylase YtqB isoform X1; this encodes MLGLRCFPQSNYLKRFYRRITINCLSNSIQPLPTSNLTLCFSSNLSSFSISISNIHQYRKLYATVTHTSNSNVTTSSTESPLTGLEDDLVGYVLGKKKATEVAHLVWKHVVQKGDTVIDATCGNGYDTLAMLKMVADESGTARVYGMDIQRDALENTSSLLDENVTPKEKQLVKLFSICHSRIEEIIPENSPVRLVAFNLGYLPGGDKALTTVPETTMMAIESAKRVLVPGGLISLVVYVGHPGGREELETVESFASGLSVDEWICCKFQMLNRPLAPVLVFLFKK